GCAGGAACTCCACCAGGAAGGAGGTCGCAACCGGGTACTCAATGCCGACGGCCATGCCGCTGGCAAAGCGCAGCGCAAACAACATCTCCCCGCTCTGCACCCAATATTGCGCCAGCGAGCAGACCACAAACAGCGTGGGGCCGACAAAATAGAGCAGGCGGCGGCCCAGCCGGTCAGTCAATGCCCCACCAATAAAGCCGCCGAAAAAGATGCCAATTAATGCCGAGGCGGCAATTAATCCCTCCCAGAAGGCATTTAAACCCAATGCCGGGGAGACCGCAGTCATGGCGATGCCAATAATACTCAGCACATAGCCATCCACAAAGGAACCGCCGCCCGACCGCACGGTTAATAAACGGTGGAAGCGATTTAATGGAACGTCTTCAACAGAAATGGTATTCGCCATCATTAACTCCTGTCTTATATTTTGCGTGACGCCGTAGAGTAAAGAGGGATCACACCCGCTGTTATCAGTGCCACAGCAAGAGACGCTGATAATAGCGAGGTAATTTCTCTGGTTTAAACCTAATATGTAAAAGCAGGATAATGAATGCGCCGCCAACGGCGCATTATATTACGTTAAGACACTTCACCAGATAGGGCTGGGGATTTTACCGTCCGGGTAGACCACCAGCAGATTAATGACCCAAGGCTGACCATCGCCGCGCCCTGCCAGAATGAAGGGGTCAGGTGCGAGCGCAGGATAAAGGCCGCCAGCACCGCCGAGATAACCGGAATAAAGTAGGAAGCCGCCGCCAGCACGGTCACATTGCCGTGCAGGATCCCGACGTTCCAGGCCGCGTAGCCAAAGCCCATTGCCATCGCCGCCAGCGCCAAATTAATCCACACCGGCATGGAGAGCGCAAATTCTGGCTGGGGCGAGAGAAAATATTTCACCCACAACGTCAACGCGGTCAGAATAAAGAACAGGGTGATGCCATTACTGCCTTGGGCAATTCTTTTGGTCACCACACAATAGATGGCCCAGATTACCGCGCCGCTAAAGGCCAGCCCATAGCTTAATGGGTTGATCATCACATTCGCCATAATATCGTGCAGCGAAAAACCCTGTTCATTGCCCAGTACCCGGCCGATGCCAATAATGGCCAGCAGCAGTCCCGGAATAATCATCAGGCTGGTTTTTTGCCGGTTGACCAATACTGACAACATAATAGTCATGCTTGGCCACAGGTAATTCACCATGCCCACCTCAATCGCCTGACGGCTATTGTCGGTAAAGCCCAGTGACAGCGAGAGGCAAAGCTCATAACAGACAAACAGCACGCTGCCGATGATGAGGTAGTTGCGCGGGAATTTCCTGATGGCGGGAAAGCCGACCGTGAGCAGTAACAGCAGCGAACTACAGGTGTAGATCATCGCTGCGCCGCCTACGGCCCCGAAGCCTTCACTTACGCTCTTGATCAAGCCGACAATGGCGCTCCAGAGCAGGATGGCAACCAGTCCAATCAGTGTTGCTTTCTTTTGGGTCATCGCCCGATACCTTTGTTAAGTGTGTCATGCAACCTGGATCCGGTTAACTGTTAAATCCAAGTTAAATTCAGCTTCAAATTATGCGTGCAAACCTGGCCTGTAAATACGCTCCAAGGGGCCAGAGTGCGGGAATGTGATCCTTATCTGAATTCAAATAGAAAATAGATTCACCTCATCTCCTTAGTTAATTTACTGATTTTAAATAGCTAAAAATTTCAGTCGCGTAAAATCTTCCTATTAACCTGCATTTTCTTTGTATTTTACATGTATACAAATTTTTAACCTCCATTGACCTGCCGGATCGCTGTATGCAAATTGTTAACAAACGCAAGGTATCACTGCTTTGCCCCGGCTGTCTGTGGCCTGATTTTTACTCTGGAGGTTGATGTGTTTACATTTGAAGGTATCTACACCCCGGCGATTACCCCCTGCAAGGCGGATGGCAGCATTGATTTCGCTCGTTTTTCTGAGGTGCTGGAGTCGCTGATTGAGGCCCGCGTCCACGGCATTATCATCGGTGGCTCTACCGGGGAGTACTATGCGCAGACAGCCGAGGAGCGCATGGCGCTGGCGGCCCACGCCCGCAAAGTGATTGGCACCCGCCTGCCACTGATTATCGGCACCGGCGCCATCCGCACGGAAGATGCCGTGGCCTTCGCGCAACATGCCCGCGAGATCAAGGCCGATGCCATTCTGGTCACCTCCCCACCCTACGCGCTGCCTACCGCACAGGAGAACGCGCACCACGCCCTGACCATCGACGCCGCCGCACAGCTGCCAATCATGCTCTACAACTACCCCGGCCGCATGGGCATCTCGATGGGCGAGGAGTATTTCGAGGCGGTGAGCCGCTCCCGCAACGTGGTCGCCATCAAAGAGAGCTCCGGCGACTTCAACAACCTGCACCTGCTGGCCTGCAAATTCCCGCACATTGCCCTCTCCTGCGGCTGGGACGATCAGGCGCTGGAGTTCTTCGCCTGGGGCGCGCGTAGCTGGGTCTGTGCCGGTTCCAACTTTATCCCGCGTGAACACGTCGCGCTGTATGACGCCTGCGTCCGCGAGAAGGATTTCGACAAGGGCCGCCGCATCATGGCGGGCATGATGCCGCTGATGGCGTTCCTCGAGCAGGGCAAGTTCGTGCAGTCGATCAAATATGGCTGCGAACTGGCGGGCCTGACCGCTGGCCCGGTGCGCGCGCCGCTGCTGGGGCTGACCGACGAGGAGAAAGCCGAGCTGGAGGGCGTGATCGCCGAGGTGAAACGCAACGTGGCCGCTGCGGTTGCCCAGTAAGGAGGCTCCATGACCGACCTGCATACGCTGGCCGACGTAACGGCCATCGCGCGCGAACTGCGCTTCCCTACTCGCGCCTTCATTGATGGCGAGTTCCGCGCCGCCTCATCGGGCCGTACCTTCGCCACCACCAACCCGGCCACCGGGGAGACGCTGGCAGAATTGGCCGCCTGCGATGCCAAAGACGTCAACCTGGCCGTCAGCGCCGCGCGGGCGGCGTTTGATGGCGGCAGCTGGAGCCGTTTGGCCCCGGCGGCGCGCAAAGCCGTGCTGCTGAAACTGGCGGCCCTGATGGAGCAGGAGATCGCCCAACTGGCGGTGCTGGAGAGCTTGGACAGCGGCAAGCCGGTCAGTGAGTGTCTGGCGGTCGATGTGCCGGAGAGCATCCATGTGCTGAAGTGGCACGCGGAAACCATCGACAAGCTCTATGACCAGAGCGCGCCGGTCGGCCACGGCGCGATGGCGCTGATTGTGCGTGAGCCGATTGGCGTGGTGGGCTGCGTCCTGCCGTGGAACTTCCCGCTGCTGATGCTGGCATGGAAAATTGGCCCGGCGCTGGCGGCAGGCTGTTCACTGGTGGTCAAACCGGCGGAGCAGACCTCGATGACGGCGCTGCGCGTGGCCGAGCTGGCCTGTCAGGCGGGCGTACCGGCCGGGGTGTTCAATGTGGTGACCGGGAGCGGTAAAGAGACCGGTGAGCCGATTGGCCTGCACCCGGACATCGACATGGTGAGCTTTACCGGCTCCACCGCCACCGGCCGCCGCTTCCTGCACTATGCGGCCGACTCCAACCTGAAAAAAGTGGTGCTGGAGTGCGGTGGCAAAAACCCGGCGATGGTCTTTGACGATGCGCAGGATCTGGCCAGCGTGGCCGCGCACGTGTTGAATGGCGCGTTCTGGAACATGGGCGAGAACTGCTCCGCCACCTCGCGCCTGCTGGTGCAGGAGGGGGTTAAGGCCCCGCTGCTGGCGTTGATCGCCGAACAGATCCGCGACTGGAAGATGGGCAACCCGCTTGAGCCGGACAATCGCCTCGGCACCCTGATTTCCGCCGAGCACTTCGAGAAGGTGGAGAGCTATCTGGCGCTGGCACGTGAGGAGGGGCTGACCGTGCTGCATGGCGGCGACACCGAACAGGGCATGTATGTGCAGCCTACGGTGATTGATGGCGTCACCCCGAGCAGCCGCCTGTTCCAGGAGGAGATTTTTGGCCCGGTGCTCTGCGTCACCAGCTTCCGCACGGAAGCCGAGGCGCTGGAGTTGGCCAATGATACTCTCTACGGGCTGGCCGCCTCGGTCTACACTAGCACGCTCAGCCGGGCGATCCGCGTCTCCCGGGCGGTACGCGCCGGCACCGTGACGGTCAACTGCTTCGGTGAGGGGGACGCCACCACGCCATTTGGCGGCTATAAGCAGTCCGGGTTTGGTGGACGCGACAAATCCATCTTTGCCCATGACCAATACACCGAGCTGAAAACCATCTGGATTGATGCCGAAAGTTAATTTGCCCCCGGTGCCCCGCCTGCTGCCACAGGCGGGGCCCTGTTATCACGCTGGAAGAAGTATGTTCATGTCAACGCCGCGCTTTGCGGAGGGTTTCCCGGAGAATGTCGGGATCCGGATCGATTTTTATTACTGCCTGCTGGTGGCGCTCGGCCTGTCAAAAAAACAGGGACGGGTTGCCTCCAGCCGGCAAAAGAATGCCTTTATTTTAAAATGGCTGAAGAATGCCCGTCGTGCGGACAGGTTCAGCCAATATGCCAGCAGTGAAATAGAGTGGCTGCGTCAGGAAATATTACGCCGACAGCAGGATAATGATCCAGAGCCGATGCTGCGGCTTATTTACCAATCCGCCCGGCAGTGGCACTATGCCTGTGCATAATAATCTACATGACATTTTATCTTGCCCATTTGGCTGATATTTACTTTATTCATCTTCGCCCAGCAAGCCGGAATTATTTTGCGCTATCCACCTTTTTTCTGTAGGGTAATTTAATGCCGGCGGCAGTCCTGTGCCGGTGCCAAATTAACCGTGGTCACTTGTTCAGGAGACAATCGTGAGATCGTGTAAGACAGCGCTGTATGAGGACTTAAAGCGCCTCATTCTGTCGATGGAGCTAGGGCCGGATGAGCTGCTGGATGAAGCCAGCCTGACGGCGCAGTATGGGCTGTCACGCACGCCAGTGCGGGAGATTTTCCAGCGTCTGGCGGGAGAGGGCTACCTGGAGATCGTGGAGAAGCGCGGCGTGCGGGTCATCCCGATGAGCTACGCCACCCTGCGCAACTTCTTTCTGGTGGCACCCTTAATCTACACCGCCATTGGGCGGCTGGCGGTGCAAAACTTCAAGCCCGCGCAGCTTAAAGCCTTGAAAGAAGCGCAGAAACGTTTCCGCAAGGCGATGCAACAGCGTGATGCCGAAGCGCTGGCATTGGAGAACAATCGCTTCCACGAGATCATGGGCGAGATGGCGGCTAACCCCTACCTGCAACCTAGCCTCGACCGGTTGCTGATCGACCACTGCCGCATCGGCCACACCTTTTTCCGGCCGCAGAATGAGGACATGGAACAGCGCCTGCAACTGGCGGCCGATCACCATGACGCCTTCATTGCCGCGCTGGAGGCACGTGACGAGCGTGCCGTGGTGGATCTGGTGTTTGAGCACTGGGAGCTGTCACGGGGAAACATGGAGATGTACATCGCCCCGCAGGGCTTGCCCGCCGAGGAGCTGGCCCCGCTTTCTGAAAATGGCAATGCCTGACTGATACTTCTGCCGGCCCGTGCCGGCAGAAAATCCCGCCCCGACTATTTCAGCAATTATATTGTGCAGCGCATCACAAATCGTTATTTGCCAATGTATACAACAAGTATACGGTTAGCTATGTTATTTCTTACTGGCGCTGGCTTCCCAGCCAAATAAATAAACCTGACCGGCAAAAATGAAATATCACTCTCTTGCCCGACCGCGACGCCAAATTTATTTCATACGCCGACATCGCTGAATAACGTCCTGCACCCTGAATAAGAGGGCGGTGGGGGCGTTAAAATAACAAAAGTAGATTGGAGTAGCCAAATTGCAAAAGATTACGTCCCTGCCTGCTGATGATGCCCTGCCCGGTTGGTACCACACCAGCCCTCCGCGTACCCCTCGCCCCGCGCACGTCGGGCAGAAACATGCCCGCTGGGCGGTGGTGGGGGCTGGCCTGACCGGTTTGGCCGCCGCCCGGCAACTGGCGCTCAACTTCCCGGATGATGAGGTGGTGCTGATTGAGGCGCAGGAGGTGGGATTTGGCCCCTCCGGGCGCAATGCGGGATTTGCCATCGACGTGCCGCATGACATCGGGGCCAAGGACTATATCGGCGACGTGACCACCGCCAAGCTGGTGCTGAAGCTCAACACCCTGGGGCAGAACATCCTGCGCGGCATCGTTGACCAGCACCAGATCGAGTGCCAGATGTCAGAGTCAGGGAAGTATCAGGCCGCCGTCGGGCAGACCGGCGTGGCCGTGCTGGAGGCTTACCGCAGCGGGTTGGAGAAGATTGGCCGCCACGCGGAGATGATCAGCGGCGCGGCGTTGCCAGACCATATCGGCACCTCCTACTACAAACAGGCGCTCTACATTCCCGGCACCATCCTGTTGCAACCGGCGGCGCTGGTGAAGGGGCTGGCGGAGAGCCTGCCCGCCAATGTCACCCTCCATGAATACACCCCAATCACCGCCATTGATTACAGTGACAAGGTCACGTTGGTGCATGAGCGCGGCAGCATCACGGCAGACAAGCTGATCCTGACCAACAACGCCTTCGCCGCGCACTTTGGCTTCCTGCGTGGCCGACTGTTGCCGACCTTCCTCTATGGCAGCCTGACGCGCCCGCTGACGGCGGAGGAGCAGGCGAAGCTGGGCGGCAAGCCGGTCTGGGGCGTGATCCCGGCCCACCCCTTCGGCAGCACGGTGCGGCGCACGGTGGACAACCGCATCCTGATCCGCAACAGCTTCAGCTTCCATACCGATGGCCGCCCGCGCGATCGCTATCTGGCGCAGTTCAAGGAGAACCACCGCAAATCCTTCGAGCGCCGCTTCCCGATGCTCGGGCAGGTCGGTTTTGAGTACTCCTGGAGTGGCGCCATCTGCCTGTCAGAGAACCACGAGGGCTTCTTCGGCCAGCTCGCGCCGAATGTCTACGGCGCGCTCTGCTGCAACGGGCTGGGGATCACCCGTGGCACCGCCACCGGCACCCTGCTCGCGGACATGATCGCCGGGGAACGCAATGAGCTGATTGACTTCCTGACCGCCTCGCCCGGCCCGAACAAGACACCGCCAGAGCCGTTCCTGTCGATTGGCGTCAACTCCGTGCTCAAGTGGGGGCAGTTCCGCGCCGGGCTGGAGGTGTGATCCCCGCCCCTATACAAACAGATAGTTATACACAGAGATAATAGCCGCTCCCCCGCCCGCGCTTTACACTCCGCCCAGACAGTGACCCGGCAGGCTCCCTTGCCTGCCGGGCGCTACTCTCCCTGACCCTGTGCCGCTTCTGGTGCTGGCTCGCTAACCCCGCTGCGCCGGCCACTGTCGGCACGGCTCTATGGCAGGAGGGCCGATGGGCCTACTTATCTCGCTGGGTATGGGCGTGGTGATCGGTGTGATCTACGCGCTGTTGAATGTGAAATCGCCCGCACCGCCAGCCATTGCGCTGGTGGGCCTGCTCGGCATGATCCTCGGCAGCCAGCTGGCGATGCAGTTTGTCGACCGGGAACCCCCCACCCACGTGTCCGCGCAACAGGCGGCCCCCGTCGCCTTATCCCACATTGCTACTTCACAAGCAGGCTAATTATGTTAAAACCATATACCGTATCACTGGCGATGGGGATGCTCGCCGGCGCAATCTACGTGGCAGTGGGGGTCAACTCCCCTGCGCCACCGATTATCGCGCTGCTGGGGCTGTTCGGCATGTTGGTGGGAGAGCAGATTGTCCCGCTGTGCAGAAGGCTGATCCGCCGCCAACCGGTCACGCTGGCGTGGTTCCGCCATGAGTGCGTCCCCAAAATCAGTGGCACGCCTCCCTCTTCCGGTGACCACACCCCGTAAGAAAAGCTTCACCGGTACCGAGTACCCTGAAAGGACAACTACAGCATGACGCTGTCGCAGTGCATTGTCGTCGTCGATGACGAACGGTCAGTTCGCAGTGGGTTAAGCAACCTGCTGCAATCGGAGGGTTACCAGACCCAATCCTTCGACTCGGCGGAAACGCTGCTAGAGGATAGGGACGCGCTGGCAAACGCCGCCCTGTTTATCATTGATGCCCGCCTGAAAGGCATGGATGGTTTCACGCTGTTCAGTGAGTTGACCCGGCGGCTGGGCAAGCCACCGGGGATCATTATTTCAGGCCACGGGGATGAGGAGATGCTGTGCCATGCCCTCAACCTCGGGGCCATTGCGTTTATGCGCAAGCCGATTGAAATCGAGACGTTATTCGGACACATCCGCCGGGAATTTTCCTCGAAAGAGGTACGCTAATGAGCCTGAACCCCGAGATCCTGCTGTCAGATGAAGATGAGAACACCTGCCCGCCACAGGCGATGAGCGTCACCCCACTGGCGCAGGAGGGCAGCATTGAGTGGCTGTGCGGCCAGCATGTGCCCTATGGCGACCTCTTCGTGCTGGCGACCGCCGCCAGCGAGGAGACGGTCTTTCAGGCCACGCAGCTGCTGAAAAATGAGTTCTCCCTGCGGGAGAAACTCGCCGAGCCGTGGGCGCTGAAACCGCTGCGCGAAGGCTGCTACCAAGGTCGCTATGCCCTCATCTACCCCAGCTTCCCCTACCGGACACTGGCCGACGCCCTGCGCCAGCCGCCGGGCACCCTGCACGAGTTCCTTGAGCTGGCGGCGCGGGTCTGCACGCCACTGGGGATGATGCACCAACAGGGGCTGGTACATGGCGACATCAAGCCTGCCAACCTGTTCCTCTCGCCAACGGGTGCCATCATGCTCGGTGGCTTTGGGCTGGCCTCGTTGGCATCCGAGAGCCTGCAACAGGCAAGGCTGCCCGTGACGGGCGGGACGCTGGCCTATATGTCGCCGGAGCACACCTCACGCACCGCGCATCAGGTGAGCAGCCAGAGCGATCTCTACAGCCTCGGCATTGTGCTCTACCAGTTGCTGACCGGCAGCCTGCCGTTCGGCAGTCTGGCAGGGGGCCACGCGGAGTGGGCGCACCACCACATCGCCTCTGAACCGGTGCCGCCCCACGTGCTGCGCAAGGATGTGCCACCGGTGCTCTCCGCCATCCTACTGCGCCTGCTGGAGAAGAACCCCGAGGCCCGCTACCAGACGGCGGAGGGCCTGTTGGCCGACCTGCGCCGTTGCCAGTCCAATCTCCAGCCGGATGGCAACCTCGCGCCCTTTACGCTGGGGTTGCAGGACAGCCAGCGCGACGGGCAGGCAGCGGGTGCGCTGCTGCTGACCCACCCACAGGCCACCGAGGTGCTGGCCGCCTTTGATGAGGTCGATCGCCACGGCAAGCCCCTGCTGGTGGTGATCAGCGGCGCGCCGGGATCGGGCAAATCCTCCCTGATGGCCTCCTCACTGCACCTGCTGCGACAGAAAAAGGCGCTGCTGACGGTGGTGAAGGCCGATCAGCACTCCCCCATTCTGCCCTACGCCCTGTTTTCCGCCGCCTTCAAGACGCTGGCGCTCCACCTGCTGGGGCTGCCGACGGCGGAGGTAGCGCGTTGGAAAACGCACATTACGCGGCTGCTGGGCGACCACACCGGGCTGGCCGTCAGTCTGGTGCCGGAGTTGGGCGTGCTGCTCAACCGACAGGCCAATGTGCCGCCCGAGGCGCACGCGCTGGATGCGCGCGACACCTTCAACACC
The nucleotide sequence above comes from Nissabacter sp. SGAir0207. Encoded proteins:
- a CDS encoding XapX domain-containing protein encodes the protein MLKPYTVSLAMGMLAGAIYVAVGVNSPAPPIIALLGLFGMLVGEQIVPLCRRLIRRQPVTLAWFRHECVPKISGTPPSSGDHTP
- a CDS encoding DUF1427 family protein; its protein translation is MGLLISLGMGVVIGVIYALLNVKSPAPPAIALVGLLGMILGSQLAMQFVDREPPTHVSAQQAAPVALSHIATSQAG
- a CDS encoding response regulator transcription factor is translated as MTLSQCIVVVDDERSVRSGLSNLLQSEGYQTQSFDSAETLLEDRDALANAALFIIDARLKGMDGFTLFSELTRRLGKPPGIIISGHGDEEMLCHALNLGAIAFMRKPIEIETLFGHIRREFSSKEVR
- a CDS encoding GntR family transcriptional regulator, whose product is MRSCKTALYEDLKRLILSMELGPDELLDEASLTAQYGLSRTPVREIFQRLAGEGYLEIVEKRGVRVIPMSYATLRNFFLVAPLIYTAIGRLAVQNFKPAQLKALKEAQKRFRKAMQQRDAEALALENNRFHEIMGEMAANPYLQPSLDRLLIDHCRIGHTFFRPQNEDMEQRLQLAADHHDAFIAALEARDERAVVDLVFEHWELSRGNMEMYIAPQGLPAEELAPLSENGNA
- a CDS encoding dihydrodipicolinate synthase family protein, coding for MFTFEGIYTPAITPCKADGSIDFARFSEVLESLIEARVHGIIIGGSTGEYYAQTAEERMALAAHARKVIGTRLPLIIGTGAIRTEDAVAFAQHAREIKADAILVTSPPYALPTAQENAHHALTIDAAAQLPIMLYNYPGRMGISMGEEYFEAVSRSRNVVAIKESSGDFNNLHLLACKFPHIALSCGWDDQALEFFAWGARSWVCAGSNFIPREHVALYDACVREKDFDKGRRIMAGMMPLMAFLEQGKFVQSIKYGCELAGLTAGPVRAPLLGLTDEEKAELEGVIAEVKRNVAAAVAQ
- the yddG gene encoding aromatic amino acid DMT transporter YddG; this translates as MTQKKATLIGLVAILLWSAIVGLIKSVSEGFGAVGGAAMIYTCSSLLLLLTVGFPAIRKFPRNYLIIGSVLFVCYELCLSLSLGFTDNSRQAIEVGMVNYLWPSMTIMLSVLVNRQKTSLMIIPGLLLAIIGIGRVLGNEQGFSLHDIMANVMINPLSYGLAFSGAVIWAIYCVVTKRIAQGSNGITLFFILTALTLWVKYFLSPQPEFALSMPVWINLALAAMAMGFGYAAWNVGILHGNVTVLAAASYFIPVISAVLAAFILRSHLTPSFWQGAAMVSLGSLICWWSTRTVKSPALSGEVS
- a CDS encoding aldehyde dehydrogenase, whose product is MTDLHTLADVTAIARELRFPTRAFIDGEFRAASSGRTFATTNPATGETLAELAACDAKDVNLAVSAARAAFDGGSWSRLAPAARKAVLLKLAALMEQEIAQLAVLESLDSGKPVSECLAVDVPESIHVLKWHAETIDKLYDQSAPVGHGAMALIVREPIGVVGCVLPWNFPLLMLAWKIGPALAAGCSLVVKPAEQTSMTALRVAELACQAGVPAGVFNVVTGSGKETGEPIGLHPDIDMVSFTGSTATGRRFLHYAADSNLKKVVLECGGKNPAMVFDDAQDLASVAAHVLNGAFWNMGENCSATSRLLVQEGVKAPLLALIAEQIRDWKMGNPLEPDNRLGTLISAEHFEKVESYLALAREEGLTVLHGGDTEQGMYVQPTVIDGVTPSSRLFQEEIFGPVLCVTSFRTEAEALELANDTLYGLAASVYTSTLSRAIRVSRAVRAGTVTVNCFGEGDATTPFGGYKQSGFGGRDKSIFAHDQYTELKTIWIDAES
- a CDS encoding FAD-binding oxidoreductase, whose protein sequence is MQKITSLPADDALPGWYHTSPPRTPRPAHVGQKHARWAVVGAGLTGLAAARQLALNFPDDEVVLIEAQEVGFGPSGRNAGFAIDVPHDIGAKDYIGDVTTAKLVLKLNTLGQNILRGIVDQHQIECQMSESGKYQAAVGQTGVAVLEAYRSGLEKIGRHAEMISGAALPDHIGTSYYKQALYIPGTILLQPAALVKGLAESLPANVTLHEYTPITAIDYSDKVTLVHERGSITADKLILTNNAFAAHFGFLRGRLLPTFLYGSLTRPLTAEEQAKLGGKPVWGVIPAHPFGSTVRRTVDNRILIRNSFSFHTDGRPRDRYLAQFKENHRKSFERRFPMLGQVGFEYSWSGAICLSENHEGFFGQLAPNVYGALCCNGLGITRGTATGTLLADMIAGERNELIDFLTASPGPNKTPPEPFLSIGVNSVLKWGQFRAGLEV